A stretch of the Musa acuminata AAA Group cultivar baxijiao chromosome BXJ2-7, Cavendish_Baxijiao_AAA, whole genome shotgun sequence genome encodes the following:
- the LOC135581746 gene encoding probable protein phosphatase 2C 60 translates to MLAALMNLLRACWLPSDRYVHTGSDAVGRHDGLLWYKDSGQHTNGEFSMAVVQANSLLEDQSQIESGPLSLLDSGPYGTFVGVYDGHGGPETSRYINNHLFQHLKRFATEQQSMSADVIRKAFQATEEGFVSLVTNQWPTNPQIAAVGSCCLVGVICGGMLYTANLGDSRVVLGKLVKATGEVLAVQLSAEHNAGIESVRQELQSMHPEDKQIVVLKHNVWRVKGLIQVSRSIGDVYLKKAEFNREPLYPKFRLREPFKKPLLSSEPSISVQPLQPQDQFLIFASDGLWEHLNNQEAVDIVHNNPRSGSARRLIKAVLQEAAKKREMRYSDLKKIDRGVRRHFHDDITVIVVFLDPNLASRASSHRGPALSLRGGGINLPANSLAPSS, encoded by the exons ATGTTAGCAGCGTTGATGAACCTACTGAGAGCCTGCTGGCTGCCATCAGATCGATATGTCCACACGGGTTCTGATGCTGTAGGCCGGCATGATGGGCTTCTATGGTATAAGGACAGTGGACAGCACACTAATGGGGAGTTCTCCATGGCTGTGGTCCAAGCAAACAGCTTGCTTGAGGACCAGAGCCAGATCGAGTCTGGACCACTGAGTTTGCTTGATTCCGGGCCATATGGCACCTTTGTTGGTGTGTATGATGGTCATGGCGGTCCGGAAACATCCCGCTATATCAACAATCATCTTTTTCAGCATCTTAAGA GATTTGCAACTGAACAGCAGTCCATGTCAGCGGATGTAATACGAAAGGCATTCCAAGCTACAGAAGAAGGTTTTGTATCTCTAGTCACCAATCAATGGCCTACTAATCCGCAGATTGCAGCTGTTGGCTCCTGCTGTCTAGTTGGTGTTATCTGTGGTGGCATGCTGTACACGGCTAATCTCGGGGACTCCCGTGTTGTTCTTGGGAAACTTGTTAAAGCAACAGGAGAAGTTCTGGCTGTCCAGTTGTCGGCAGAACATAATGCTGGAATTGAGTCTGTGAGACAAGAGTTGCAGTCGATGCACCCAGAAGATAAACAAATTGTTGTTTTGAAGCATAATGTTTGGCGTGTGAAGGGCCTAATCCAg GTTTCTAGATCAATTGGTGATGTATACCTTAAGAAGGCAGAATTTAACCGTGAACCCTTGTATCCCAAGTTTCGACTTCGTGAACCTTTCAAAAAGCCTTTACTCAGCTCAGAACCATCAATTTCTGTACAACCACTTCAACCACAAGATCAATTTCTTATATTTGCATCTGATGGGCTATGGGAGCATCTCAACAACCAAGAAGCTGTGGATATTGTTCATAATAACCCTCGCAGT GGAAGTGCTCGGCGGCTCATCAAAGCCGTGCTTCAGGAAGCAGCAAAGAAACGAGAGATGAGATACTCCGACCTCAAGAAGATCGATCGTGGGGTCCGTCGCCACTTCCACGATGACATCACGGTCATTGTCGTCTTCCTCGACCCCAACCTGGCTAGCAGGGCCAGCTCGCACCGAGGCCCCGCCCTCTCGCTGAGAGGGGGTGGGATCAACCTGCCTGCTAACTCTCTCGCCCCTTCTTCTTGA